In Felis catus isolate Fca126 chromosome E1, F.catus_Fca126_mat1.0, whole genome shotgun sequence, the following proteins share a genomic window:
- the RASL10B gene encoding ras-like protein family member 10B — translation MVSTYRVAVLGARGVGKSAIVRQFLYNEFSEVCVPTTARRLYLPAVVMNGHVHDLQILDFPPISTFPVNTLQEWADACCRGLRSVHAYILVYDICCFDSFEYVKTIRQQILETRVIGTSETPIIIVGNKRDLQRGRVIPRWNVSHLVRKTWKCGYVECSAKYNWHILLLFSELLKSVGCARCKHVHAALRFQGALRRNRCAIM, via the exons ATGGTCTCCACCTACCGGGTGGCCGTGCTGGGGGCGCGAGGCGTGGGCAAAAGTGCCATCGTGCGCCAGTTCCTGTACAACGAGTTCAGCGAGGTCTGCGTGCCCACCACCGCCCGCCGCCTCTACCTGCCTGCTGTCGTCATGAACGGCCACGTGCACGACCTCCAGATCCTCGACTTCCCACCCATCAGCACCTTCCCTGTCAACACACTGCAG GAGTGGGCAGATGCCTGTTGCAGGGGACTCCGGAGCGTCCATGCCTACATCCTGGTCTACGACATCTGCTGCTTTGACAGCTTTGAGTACGTCAAGACCATCCGCCAGCAGATCCTAGAGACGAG GGTGATCGGCACCTCGGAGACGCCCATCATCATCGTGGGCAACAAGCGGGACCTGCAGCGCGGGCGCGTGATCCCGCGCTGGAACGTGTCACACCTGGTGCGCAAGACCTGGAAGTGCGGCTACGTGGAGTGCTCGGCCAAGTACAACTGGCACATCCTGCTGCTCTTCAGCGAGCTGCTCAAGAGCGTCGGCTGCGCCCGCTGCAAGCACGTGCACGCCGCCCTGCGCTTCCAGGGCGCGCTGCGCCGCAACCGCTGCGCCATCATGTGA
- the GAS2L2 gene encoding GAS2-like protein 2, with product MSKPRGRGRRPGTVGPPVRSIRPFKSSEQYLEAMKEDLAEWLRDLYGLDIDAANFLQVLETGLVLCRHANAITEAALAFLAEAPARAQRMPLPRAGVSCNGAAQPGTFQARDNVSNFIHWCRKEMGIQEVVMFETEDLVLRKNVKNVVLCLLELGRRAWRFGVAAPTLVRLEEEIDEELRQELALPPPDPPPPEPPARRPCHFSNLDQMVQSLVSHCTCPVQFSMVKVSEGKYRVGDSNTLIFIRILRNHVMVRVGGGWDTLGHYLDKHDPCRCTSLSHKTGSFQKPPVPPVQHEVRVQDGPSLPQPTMTISRSQSPLPPVDWKTYTSSGRKLRALTSSSPRAHSKRGAEAGLPRETASLLRCQERSPTPSRRQLPARDSPPGPQSSSPRRSQDPQGTSSGKKEERYSPEHPRGRTPTSWVHDGIDSQGTHARAPTSQRFRAPEATAKKTPVRGPSPLPRSSSPAKPVSLKPPPRGEAEGASAQLREPAAVRSPTPVKGPTKIPVRLPPARPPTPGSSFPGPASVGTMTELGSGSIPVRAVTGDPAGWRHEDSFVDEKQGDQKLDIQVTAKAGEPRGLGPHEWEGRYPPLLLGGTKDQAMYHTLEEELLTNMKLLEVGVACPQGTGSGVIPRSGVYVPSLCGRWPEPGGPYDKVIQELAQGPPALLKVDLGAWKATPTGSPKLAATTGPGSPKGKLGALKSEPKVKASLSAKVTRVKKVPAQGGQDCSAPTVSASLEAPSPSSSDPNSDKTKVCLGKAKRTLRKPQRVPSIYKLKLRPRIRPRRDHRPEKQPSRIPKPLAYLHLGSARALPRGRLVRAVLDSKGVESHPVDGASAGEEEEGKKRKEPVAPLKSSLQALEGGGLQQIDQDPLQPEEESWV from the exons ATGTCCAAGCCTAGGGGACGTGGGAGGAGGCCTGGGACTGTTGGGCCACCAGTGCGTAGCATCCGGCCCTTTAAGTCCAGCGAGCAGTACCTGGAAGCCATGAAGGAGGACCTGGCCGAGTGGCTTCGGGATCTCTATGGGCTGGACATCGACGCGGCCAACTTCCTGCAGGTCCTGGAGACAGGCCTGGTGCTGTGCCGGCACGCCAACGCCATCACGGAGGCTGCCCTGGCCTTCCTGGCTGAAGCACCTGCTCGAGCCCAAAGGATGCCCCTGCCTCGGGCTGGGGTTTCCTGCAACGGGGCTGCCCAGCCGGGCACCTTCCAGGCCCGGGACAATGTCTCCAACTTCATCCATTGGTGTCGAAAGGAGATGGGCATCCAAG AGGTGGTGATGTTCGAGACCGAGGACCTGGTGCTACGCAAGAACGTGAAGAACGTGGTGCTGTGCTTGCTGGAGCTGGGCCGCCGAGCCTGGCGCTTCGGTGTGGCGGCACCGACCCTGGTGCGGCTGGAGGAGGAGATCGACGAGGAGCTGCGGCAGGAGCTGGCCCTGCCCCCGCCGGACCCCCCGCCGCCCGAGCCCCCTGCGCGTCGGCCCTGCCACTTCAGCAACCTGGACCAGATG GTACAGAGCCTCGTCAGCCACTGCACGTGCCCAGTTCAGTTCTCCATGGTCAAGGTGTCTGAGGGGAAGTACCGCGTGGGGGACTCCAACACTCTCATCTTCATCCGG ATCCTCCGGAACCATGTGATGGTGCGTGTTGGGGGCGGCTGGGACACACTCGGCCATTATCTGGACAAACATGACCCCTGCCGGTGCACGTCCCTCT CACACAAGACGGGCAGTTTCCAGAAGCCCCCTGTCCCACCGGTGCAGCATGAAGTGAGGGTGCAGGATGGGCCCTCGCTGCCTCAACCTACGATGACTATCAGCCGTTCCCAGAGCCCGCTGCCCCCGGTGGACTGGAAGACATACACCTCTTCAGGCCGAAAGCTGAgggccctcacctcctcctcccctagAGCCCACAGTAAAAGAGGAGCAGAGGCGGGACTCCCCAGAGAGACAGCATCACTCCTGAG GTGCCAGGAGAGGTCACCTACCCCATCTCGGAGGCAGTTGCCAGCTCGGGACAGCCCACCTGGCCCCCAATCCTCATCCCCCCGTAGGAGCCAAGACCCACAGGGCACCTCCTCagggaaaaaggaggagagaTACTCCCCTGAACACCCCAGAGGAAGGACTCCCACATCTTGGGTTCATGACGGGATAGACAGCCAGGGAACTCATGCCAGAGCCCCCACCTCCCAGAGATTCCGAGCCCCTGAAGCCACAGCCAAAAAGACACCAGTGAGAGGACCATCCCCACTGCCTCGTTCCTCCAGCCCAGCCAAGCCCGTGAGCCTCAAGCCACCACCCAGGGGTGAGGCTGAGGGTGCTTCTGCCCAGCTCAGGGAGCCAGCAGCTGTCCGCTCTCCAACCCCTGTTAAAGGGCCCACCAAGATCCCTGTCCGAttgccccctgcccgccccccaacTCCAGGAAGTAGCTTCCCAGGTCCTGCAAGTGTAGGTACCATGACAGAATTGGGGAGCGGATCCATCCCAGTAAGGGCTGTCACTGGGGACCCGGCTGGGTGGAGACATGAGGACTCCTTTGTGGATGAGAAGCAAGGGGACCAGAAGCTGGACATCCAGGTGACAGCAAAGGCTGGGGAGCCTCGGGGCTTGGGCCCACACGAGTGGGAGGGGCGAtatcctcccctgctcctgggtGGGACCAAGGATCAGGCCATGTACCACACGCTCGAGGAAGAGCTTTTGACCAACATGAAGCTGCTAGAGGTGGGAGTTGCCTGCCCCCAGGGCACAGGGTCTGGGGTCATCCCTCGAAGTGGAGTCTATGTCCCCAGCCTATGTGGGCGATGGCCTGAGCCTGGGGGTCCTTATGACAAAGTCATCCAAGAACTGGCTCAGGGTCCCCCAGCCCTCCTTAAAGTGGACCTGGGAGCCTGGAAGGCAACCCCTACAGGTTCCCCTAAACTAGCTGCTACCACAGGCCCAGGAAGCCCTAAAGGGAAACTGGGAGCCCTTAAGAGTGAGCCAAAGGTAAAGGCAAGCCTGAGTGCCAAGGTCACCAGAGTGAAGAAGGTCCCAGCTCAAGGAGGGCAGGACTGCTCAGCCCCTACTGTGTCTGCCAGCCTGGAAGCCCCCTCACCTTCATCCTCGGACCCCAATTCTGACAAAACCAAGGTATGTCTGGGCAAGGCCAAGAGAACACTCCGAAAGCCCCAGAGAGTTCCATCCATCTACAAGCTGAAGCTGAGGCCCAGGATCCGGCCCCGGAGAGACCACAGGCCCGAGAAGCAGCCTTCACGCATCCCGAAGCCACTGGCCTACCTCCACCTGGGTTCAGCCAGGGCACTCCCCAGAGGCAGGCTGGTGAGAGCAGTGCTGGACAGCAAGGGAGTGGAGTCCCACCCAGTGGATGGCGCCtcagcaggggaggaggaagaaggaaagaagcgGAAAGAACCAGTTGCTCCACTGaagagcagcctccaggctttggAGGGTGGGGGTCTCCAGCAGATTGATCAAGACCCACTCCAACCTGAGGAGGAGTCCTGGGTCTGA
- the CE1H17orf50 gene encoding uncharacterized protein C17orf50 homolog — translation MDKHGVKTPLWKKELVEPQAREAAAAEEEEEGLEEEEDDDEDEEERPREQTAAEGEAQCREAEGGEGRERDSVSYCPLRQESSTQQVALLRRADSGFWGWLSPFVLLGGLAAPADRKRSLPEPPCVLETRRRPPRAGGCARCEILFCKKCRNLHSHPAYVAHCLLEHPDLREARASGGAGAAGGP, via the exons ATGGATAAGCACG GAGTGAAGACTCCCTTGTGGAAGAAGGAACTGGTAGAGCCGCAGGCCAGAGAGGCTGCGGCggcggaggaagaggaggaggggttggaggaagaggaggacgacGACGAGGACGAGGAGGAGAGGCCGCGGGAGCAGACGGCGGCCGAGGGCGAGGCGCAGTGCCGGGAGGCGGAGGGCGGCGAGGGTCGCGAGCGGGACTCCGTGTCCTACTGCCCGCTGCGCCAGGAGTCCAGCACCCAGCAGGTGGCGCTGCTGCGGCGCGCGGACAGCGGCTTCTGGGGCTGGCTCAGCCCTTTCGTGCTGCTCGGCGGCCTGGCGGCTCCCGCGGACAG GAAGCGGAGCCTCCCGGAGCCGCCGTGCGTGCTGGAGACGCGGCGCCGGCCGCCGCGCGCCGGGGGCTGTGCGCGCTGCGAGATCCTTTTCTGCAAGAAGTGCAGGAACCTGCACAGCCACCCGGCCTACGTGGCGCACTGCCTTCTGGAACACCCGGATCTGCGTGAGGCGCGG